A region from the Chthoniobacterales bacterium genome encodes:
- a CDS encoding biopolymer transporter ExbD, whose translation MAGSVGSEDGDVGFQIAPMVDVVFVLLLFFMAMAGTQKTELELSINLPGGGKASSGPPPTPIIIDINQDDSIVVNGKTFDSPTTKNLVQLQAWLSETIKMFGSKDPVIIRPSMETQQERIIDVLNAAAAAKVTNLSFG comes from the coding sequence ATGGCTGGATCAGTAGGTTCCGAGGATGGCGACGTCGGATTTCAAATCGCGCCAATGGTCGATGTGGTGTTCGTGCTTTTGCTCTTTTTTATGGCAATGGCCGGCACGCAAAAGACCGAGCTGGAGCTCTCCATCAATCTCCCTGGCGGGGGAAAAGCTTCGAGCGGCCCGCCTCCGACTCCGATCATTATCGACATCAACCAGGACGATTCCATCGTCGTGAACGGCAAAACATTTGATTCGCCAACCACCAAGAATCTGGTCCAACTCCAAGCTTGGCTAAGCGAGACGATCAAGATGTTCGGCAGCAAAGACCCGGTGATTATTCGGCCTTCGATGGAGACTCAGCAGGAACGGATTATCGACGTGCTTAACGCCGCCGCCGCCGCCAAGGTCACGAATCTCAGCTTCGGCTAG
- a CDS encoding class I SAM-dependent methyltransferase: MSVPSCRFCHAPLSTRFVDLGLSPLCQNIIPLEDASKPEAFYPLDVFVCGSCKLVQLDEFVSPSEIFTEYAYFSSYSDSLVAHAKKYVESMVTRLGLTSNDLAVEIASNDGYLLQHFLPLGIPVTGIEPAKNVGAVAREKGIPVVHKFMGVETATQFLAERGAASLLIGNNVLAHVPNINDFVEGMRILLAPGGTITMEFPHLLRLIEGNQFDTIYHEHFSYLSLIAVEKIFAAHGLTIFDVDELKIHGGSIRIYAQHTNIAPKLTSGLLKVRADEATAGFDTMAAYSDFGERVKLTKNRILSKLIELKSQGKTIVGYGAPGKGNTLLNFCGIRTDYLDYTVDRNVYKQGKLLPGSRIPVNPVEKISETKPDYVFILPWNLTKEITGQLSYIREWGGKFIVPIPEVSILD, from the coding sequence ATGAGCGTCCCGTCCTGCCGCTTTTGCCACGCGCCACTTTCGACCCGGTTCGTCGATCTCGGATTGTCGCCACTCTGCCAGAACATCATCCCACTGGAGGACGCCAGCAAACCCGAGGCGTTCTACCCGCTGGACGTCTTCGTCTGCGGCAGTTGCAAGCTCGTGCAGCTCGATGAATTTGTTAGTCCGTCGGAAATTTTCACCGAATACGCCTACTTCTCCAGCTACTCCGACAGCCTCGTCGCGCACGCTAAAAAATATGTGGAGTCCATGGTCACGCGCCTCGGCTTGACTAGCAACGATCTGGCCGTGGAAATCGCCAGCAATGACGGCTATCTTCTCCAGCATTTCCTGCCGCTCGGCATTCCCGTGACCGGCATCGAACCCGCTAAAAATGTCGGCGCTGTCGCCCGCGAGAAAGGCATTCCTGTCGTGCACAAATTCATGGGCGTGGAGACCGCGACACAGTTTCTAGCAGAACGCGGAGCCGCCAGCCTCCTCATCGGCAACAACGTTCTCGCGCACGTGCCTAACATCAATGACTTCGTTGAGGGTATGCGCATTTTGCTAGCGCCCGGCGGCACAATCACGATGGAGTTTCCCCACCTCCTGCGTTTGATCGAGGGCAACCAGTTCGACACGATTTATCACGAGCACTTTTCCTATCTGTCGCTGATCGCGGTCGAAAAAATCTTCGCCGCCCACGGGCTCACCATCTTCGATGTCGATGAGCTAAAAATCCACGGGGGTTCCATTCGAATCTACGCGCAGCATACTAACATAGCTCCCAAGCTAACATCGGGCCTGCTCAAAGTGCGCGCCGACGAGGCCACCGCTGGCTTCGACACCATGGCGGCTTACAGCGATTTTGGCGAACGCGTGAAGCTCACGAAAAACCGCATTCTCTCGAAACTGATCGAACTCAAATCTCAGGGGAAAACCATTGTCGGTTACGGCGCGCCCGGCAAAGGGAATACCTTGCTTAACTTCTGCGGCATTCGCACTGACTACCTCGACTACACCGTGGATCGAAATGTTTACAAACAAGGCAAACTCCTTCCCGGCAGCCGCATTCCAGTCAATCCGGTTGAGAAGATTTCCGAGACGAAACCAGACTACGTTTTCATCCTGCCCTGGAATCTCACCAAGGAAATCACGGGCCAGCTCAGTTACATCCGCGAATGGGGCGGAAAGTTCATTGTTCCCATTCCTGAAGTTAGTATTCTAGATTAG
- a CDS encoding biopolymer transporter ExbD, protein MSHTSVIKGAVRVMPEEDPEFQIAPMIDILLVLLVFFMSISSTQVLQSNDQVQLPVAAKAKDPKEGGDSGTAILNVLWVPLGNAGQIQYNEVTVNDANAIIGPLQDSISKNPKLRVIIRADRRAPYSFIRPLLVAVGRAGAINITFSVINKDDEK, encoded by the coding sequence ATGTCGCACACGAGTGTCATCAAAGGAGCCGTCCGGGTCATGCCCGAGGAAGATCCGGAGTTTCAGATCGCCCCGATGATCGACATCCTGCTCGTGCTCCTAGTGTTTTTCATGTCGATCAGCTCGACCCAAGTCTTGCAGTCGAATGATCAGGTCCAGTTGCCGGTTGCCGCCAAGGCCAAGGACCCAAAGGAAGGAGGGGACTCTGGCACCGCCATTCTCAACGTCCTCTGGGTGCCGCTCGGCAACGCGGGCCAGATTCAATACAACGAGGTCACCGTCAACGACGCCAACGCCATTATCGGACCGTTGCAGGATTCCATTTCCAAGAATCCGAAATTGCGCGTCATCATCCGTGCCGACCGGCGCGCGCCTTACAGCTTCATCCGGCCCCTGCTCGTTGCCGTCGGCCGGGCGGGTGCGATCAATATCACATTTTCGGTCATCAACAAAGACGACGAAAAATGA
- a CDS encoding PIG-L deacetylase family protein — protein sequence MLTFKPTQVPRQILLLGAHSDDIEIGCGGTVLQLVEKYPDALFIWVVICSNEERAKEAHASAEAFLGKDVLRDIRIFSFRDGFLPWLGMEVKETFEKIKIDTAPDLIFTHSREDRHQDHRTLCELTWNTWRDHSIFEYEIPKYDGDLGQPNTFVSLSAKQATLKVNYLMEFFGTQRSKRWFTPETFQAMMRLRGIEAGSEMAEAFYTRKFLIS from the coding sequence ATGCTGACCTTTAAGCCCACCCAAGTTCCGCGTCAGATTTTATTGTTAGGAGCACACTCCGACGACATAGAGATTGGTTGCGGCGGAACTGTGTTGCAGCTCGTCGAGAAGTATCCCGATGCGCTTTTTATTTGGGTGGTGATTTGTTCCAATGAAGAACGCGCGAAGGAAGCTCATGCAAGCGCCGAAGCGTTTCTAGGCAAGGATGTCTTGCGCGATATTAGGATTTTTTCTTTCCGCGATGGGTTTCTTCCATGGCTGGGCATGGAAGTGAAGGAGACTTTTGAGAAGATCAAGATCGATACTGCGCCGGACTTGATCTTCACCCATTCGCGAGAGGATCGACATCAAGATCACCGCACACTTTGCGAACTCACCTGGAATACTTGGCGCGATCATTCAATCTTTGAATACGAGATTCCCAAGTATGATGGCGACCTTGGTCAGCCTAACACTTTTGTCTCTTTGAGTGCGAAGCAAGCGACGTTGAAAGTGAATTACTTGATGGAGTTTTTTGGTACACAACGAAGCAAGCGCTGGTTTACTCCAGAGACTTTTCAAGCCATGATGCGGCTGCGCGGAATCGAGGCTGGATCGGAAATGGCGGAGGCGTTTTACACCCGGAAGTTTTTGATTAGCTAG
- a CDS encoding MotA/TolQ/ExbB proton channel family protein — MKKTFSLPFPNLLATAGLLCLATVASAQEGGAPAAAPESHSIIQLIWHGGPLTVGIWICLILTSVTMVTFIVQNILFLRNEKLAPPPLLDSLRQTLSSGNYQEAWEICRANSSYIANVLRAGLERLGRGKEAVQEGLAEHGLREAQILRTRNSYLSVIGVVSPMIGLLGTVIGMMRAFATLASSGIKNPSALAANISEVLLATASGLFIAIPAFVTYYIFRNRAQMVIVHADDKINELVSDIPYEELAGVRIGENFSAGVAGVGSSASGESRKVSMALTTNCPVCNGAVTPGVNPCPHCGATLQWT, encoded by the coding sequence ATGAAAAAAACGTTCTCCCTCCCCTTCCCCAACCTCCTCGCCACCGCCGGCCTCCTCTGTCTGGCCACGGTCGCCTCCGCTCAAGAAGGCGGTGCTCCCGCAGCCGCACCCGAGTCGCACTCGATCATCCAGCTCATCTGGCATGGTGGCCCGCTCACCGTCGGCATCTGGATTTGTCTCATTCTAACCTCTGTGACGATGGTTACTTTCATCGTTCAAAACATCCTTTTCCTGCGCAATGAAAAGCTCGCGCCGCCTCCCCTTCTTGATTCCCTGCGCCAGACGCTTTCCTCGGGAAACTATCAGGAAGCATGGGAAATCTGCCGCGCCAATAGCTCCTACATCGCCAACGTCCTGCGCGCCGGCCTTGAGCGCCTCGGCCGTGGCAAGGAAGCCGTCCAGGAAGGTCTCGCCGAGCACGGTCTGCGCGAAGCCCAGATTCTCCGCACCCGGAACAGCTACCTCTCCGTCATCGGCGTCGTCTCGCCCATGATCGGTCTGCTCGGCACCGTCATCGGCATGATGCGCGCCTTCGCCACCTTGGCCTCCAGTGGTATCAAAAACCCAAGCGCACTCGCTGCGAACATCTCCGAGGTGTTGCTCGCCACTGCCAGCGGTCTCTTCATCGCCATTCCGGCGTTCGTCACCTACTACATTTTCCGCAACCGCGCCCAGATGGTCATTGTTCACGCGGACGACAAGATCAACGAGCTCGTCTCCGACATTCCCTACGAAGAACTGGCCGGCGTCCGCATCGGGGAAAACTTCAGCGCTGGCGTCGCCGGTGTCGGCAGCAGCGCTTCGGGCGAATCCCGCAAAGTCTCCATGGCTCTCACGACCAACTGCCCCGTTTGCAACGGTGCCGTCACTCCCGGCGTGAATCCCTGCCCGCATTGCGGCGCCACTTTGCAGTGGACTTAG
- the panC gene encoding pantoate--beta-alanine ligase — MRVLSSPTSALQSAMQLPSLRVLVPTMGALHAGHIALLKRARGLAGKKGSVMVSIFVNPIQFGPKEDLAKYPRPRRADLAICKAEGVDLVFAPETLYAADHSVFIDESSLSTSLCGASRPGHFRGVCTVVGKLFHLLQPQIAVFGEKDYQQLAITRRMVRDLDFPVKIVGLPTVREADGLALSSRNRYLTPLERAAAPVIRRSLLAAKTEASEGEISAKKILGRVTRAIEKAGGRIDYVSLVDADTLEPQSQVTSGSLIAAAVFFGQTRLIDNCRIGG, encoded by the coding sequence ATGCGCGTTCTTTCGTCTCCGACTTCTGCTCTTCAGAGTGCTATGCAACTCCCGTCTCTGCGGGTGCTCGTGCCGACGATGGGGGCGCTTCATGCGGGTCACATCGCGCTCTTGAAAAGGGCGCGGGGGCTGGCAGGGAAAAAGGGCTCGGTGATGGTGAGTATTTTCGTGAATCCGATCCAGTTTGGGCCGAAGGAGGACCTCGCGAAATACCCGCGCCCGCGCCGGGCGGACCTCGCCATTTGCAAAGCGGAGGGCGTCGATCTGGTGTTTGCGCCGGAGACGCTCTATGCCGCCGATCACAGCGTCTTTATCGACGAATCGAGTCTCAGCACCAGTCTTTGCGGAGCGTCGCGGCCGGGGCATTTTCGCGGCGTTTGCACCGTGGTGGGGAAATTATTTCACCTGCTCCAGCCGCAGATCGCGGTCTTTGGCGAAAAGGATTACCAGCAACTCGCCATCACACGCCGCATGGTGCGCGACCTCGATTTCCCCGTGAAAATCGTCGGGTTGCCCACGGTGCGCGAGGCCGACGGGCTCGCCCTCAGCTCGCGCAATCGCTATCTAACTCCGTTGGAGCGCGCCGCCGCGCCGGTCATTCGCCGGAGTTTGCTCGCAGCAAAAACAGAGGCGAGTGAGGGAGAAATCAGCGCGAAGAAAATCCTCGGACGTGTCACCCGCGCCATCGAAAAAGCCGGGGGCCGCATCGATTACGTGAGCCTGGTGGACGCCGACACGCTGGAGCCGCAATCCCAAGTGACGAGTGGCAGTCTGATCGCCGCCGCCGTGTTTTTTGGCCAGACGCGGCTGATCGATAATTGCCGGATCGGCGGCTGA
- a CDS encoding FAD-linked oxidase C-terminal domain-containing protein produces the protein MIDCATRLLELLGPEKASADPQVLAEHAGDKWFASTVPEVVVFASETADVATVMQFASTHGIPVTPRGSGYGYVGGCVPVKKGIVLSLARMNRILEIHFNDGVAVVQSGVITGELQSAVRAVGLYYPPDPASLKECSIGGNIATNAGGPRCLKYGVTRSYLLGLEVVLPNGNVVRCGGRTHKNKTGFDLIGLFTGSEGMLGVVTEATLRLLPLPPARASLSASFASAPAAAAAVQAVFHGGFLPAALEVADAFTLDAARKYLGRGLVPDGQAHLLIDLDGQHDSVASEAESLRQILQKSGALSLQTAVGEEDCEKLWDLRRGFSFSLRATGLIKLNEDVVVPRGRLVDMFAFGAHLQEKYGFPVACFGHAGDGNIHVNIMCPDYEKPEVRALAETALDELFTQVLAWGGVITGEHGVGLAKKRWWPQAVSENTDELHRILKKALDPQGILNPGKFLG, from the coding sequence ATGATCGATTGCGCCACGCGTTTGCTAGAACTCCTCGGGCCGGAAAAGGCGTCCGCCGATCCGCAGGTGCTGGCCGAGCACGCGGGCGACAAATGGTTTGCCTCCACCGTGCCCGAGGTGGTGGTGTTTGCCAGCGAAACGGCGGACGTGGCGACGGTGATGCAGTTTGCCTCGACCCACGGAATTCCGGTGACGCCGCGCGGTTCAGGCTACGGCTATGTGGGCGGTTGCGTGCCGGTGAAAAAAGGCATCGTTCTCTCATTGGCCCGCATGAATCGCATCCTGGAAATCCATTTCAACGACGGCGTGGCGGTCGTACAATCGGGGGTGATTACAGGCGAGTTACAGTCGGCTGTGCGCGCCGTCGGCCTGTATTATCCGCCCGATCCGGCGAGCTTGAAGGAGTGCAGCATCGGCGGAAACATCGCCACGAATGCCGGTGGTCCGCGCTGCCTGAAATACGGCGTCACGCGTTCCTATCTGCTCGGGCTGGAAGTGGTTTTGCCGAATGGAAACGTTGTGCGCTGCGGTGGGCGCACCCATAAAAACAAGACCGGCTTCGATCTCATCGGCCTCTTTACCGGCTCCGAGGGAATGCTCGGAGTCGTCACGGAGGCGACGCTCCGTTTGCTCCCGCTGCCACCAGCGAGGGCATCGTTATCAGCCAGTTTTGCGAGCGCTCCAGCGGCGGCGGCGGCGGTGCAGGCGGTGTTTCATGGCGGATTTCTCCCAGCTGCACTGGAGGTGGCGGATGCCTTTACTCTCGACGCCGCCCGCAAATACCTCGGTCGCGGCCTCGTTCCTGACGGCCAGGCCCATCTCCTGATCGACCTCGACGGGCAGCACGATTCCGTGGCCAGCGAGGCGGAGTCGCTGCGTCAGATTCTGCAAAAATCCGGCGCTCTCTCGCTGCAAACCGCCGTCGGCGAGGAAGATTGCGAGAAGCTCTGGGACTTGCGCCGCGGCTTCTCTTTTTCCCTACGCGCGACGGGTTTGATCAAGCTCAACGAGGATGTCGTCGTCCCGCGCGGACGCCTCGTGGATATGTTCGCCTTCGGCGCGCATTTGCAGGAGAAATACGGCTTTCCCGTGGCCTGTTTTGGACACGCTGGCGATGGAAATATCCACGTCAACATCATGTGTCCCGACTACGAAAAGCCGGAAGTTCGCGCCCTCGCCGAGACCGCGCTGGACGAGCTTTTTACCCAAGTCCTCGCGTGGGGCGGCGTGATCACGGGCGAGCACGGCGTCGGACTCGCCAAGAAACGCTGGTGGCCGCAGGCGGTGAGCGAAAACACGGACGAGTTGCATCGCATTCTAAAAAAAGCCCTCGATCCGCAAGGGATTCTCAATCCGGGAAAGTTTCTCGGTTGA
- a CDS encoding aconitate hydratase — protein MPTPLDTLRQFSTGSDASAAYFSLPALEEMGVGPISRLPVSIRIVLESVLRNCDGKKVAWKDVVTLSNWNAKTPVEEEIPFVVARIVLQDFTGVPLLVDLAAMRSAVARLGGQPKIIEPLVPVDLVVDHSVQVDYAGSQQALDLNMAIEFQRNRERYQLLKWGQQAFETFGVVPPGIGIVHQVNLEYLAKGVLSTTLDGQTIFYPDTLVGTDSHTTMINGLGIVGWGVGGIEAEAGMLGQPVYFLTPEVVGVHLTGRLSEGVTATDLALHVTQMLRAKKVVGKFVEFYGEGAETLPLTDRATIANMAPEYGATMGFFPVDSESVEYLKATGRTEAQVAAFENYFKAQGLFGMPKKGEIDYSVDVELDLATVVPGVAGPRRPQDHINLPDLGSAFTKLLHKSSLDGGYGKPDADTSARIAVHMNGTPVQNTPDLLSTDAKKPEEHLQEGTPRHVLEMTSNRPTQTPAEDLIDVSAPIQDTAIGHGSVLIAAITSCTNTSNPSVMLGAGLLAKKAVERGLTVDPSVKSSLAPGSRVVTDYLNKSGLQPYLDQLGFQVVGYGCTTCIGNSGPLNAAIEETITKNDLVAASVLSGNRNFEARVHQNIKANFLMSPPLVVAFAIAGRVDIDLTTEPLGTDTHGTPVFLKDIWPSLKEIRETMQGALKPEVFQRLYTGFSEQNPKWNEIPSSVGEIYQWDAESTYIQEPPFFTDFQLEPGTIQEIQGARPLGIFGDSVTTDHISPAGAFKAASPAGKFLVQSGVDPVDFNSYGSRRGNDRVMVRGTFANVRIKNLMVPGIEGGVTKHFPDGEQLSIYDASVQYKAEGTPLIVIAGQEYGTGSSRDWAAKGTALLGVKVVVTQSYERIHRSNLVGMGVLPLQFIEGTNAQTLGLTGGEIYDVIGLNDQIVPLQMLSLGITYADGRKVEVPVKLRIDTPIEVDYYRHGGILPFVLRQLVNASNASQ, from the coding sequence ATGCCTACGCCACTCGATACGCTCCGCCAATTTTCCACCGGCTCCGACGCTTCGGCGGCCTATTTTTCCCTGCCTGCCCTCGAGGAAATGGGTGTGGGCCCTATCTCCCGGCTGCCGGTGAGCATTCGGATCGTGCTCGAATCGGTGTTGCGAAACTGCGACGGGAAAAAAGTGGCCTGGAAGGACGTGGTCACGCTCTCCAACTGGAACGCGAAAACGCCGGTGGAAGAGGAAATCCCCTTCGTCGTCGCACGCATCGTTTTGCAGGATTTCACCGGTGTGCCGCTGCTCGTCGATCTGGCGGCGATGCGCAGCGCCGTGGCCCGGCTTGGTGGCCAGCCGAAAATCATCGAGCCGCTGGTGCCGGTTGATCTCGTGGTGGATCACTCGGTGCAGGTCGATTACGCCGGTTCGCAGCAGGCGCTGGACCTAAACATGGCGATCGAGTTCCAACGCAATCGCGAGCGTTACCAGCTCTTGAAATGGGGCCAGCAGGCATTTGAAACCTTCGGCGTGGTGCCTCCCGGCATCGGCATCGTGCATCAGGTGAACCTGGAATATCTCGCGAAAGGCGTGCTCTCAACCACGCTCGATGGGCAGACTATTTTCTATCCCGACACCCTCGTCGGCACCGATTCGCACACGACCATGATCAATGGTCTCGGCATCGTCGGCTGGGGCGTGGGCGGCATCGAGGCCGAGGCCGGAATGCTCGGGCAGCCTGTGTATTTTCTCACGCCCGAAGTCGTCGGCGTGCATCTCACCGGGCGGCTCAGCGAAGGTGTCACCGCGACTGACTTGGCGCTGCATGTCACGCAAATGTTGCGGGCGAAAAAGGTCGTCGGGAAGTTTGTCGAGTTCTACGGCGAAGGCGCGGAGACGCTGCCGCTGACCGACCGCGCAACCATCGCCAACATGGCTCCCGAATACGGCGCGACGATGGGCTTTTTCCCCGTGGATTCGGAGTCCGTCGAATATCTCAAAGCCACCGGACGCACCGAGGCACAGGTGGCGGCGTTTGAGAATTATTTCAAGGCGCAGGGGCTCTTCGGCATGCCGAAAAAGGGCGAGATCGATTACAGCGTCGATGTCGAGCTGGACCTCGCGACCGTCGTTCCCGGAGTCGCCGGCCCGCGTCGCCCGCAGGATCATATTAATCTCCCCGACCTCGGCAGCGCCTTCACCAAGCTCCTGCACAAATCCTCGCTCGACGGTGGTTACGGCAAACCTGACGCCGACACTTCGGCCCGCATCGCCGTCCATATGAATGGAACTCCGGTGCAAAACACGCCCGACTTGCTTTCCACCGACGCGAAAAAACCCGAGGAACATTTGCAGGAGGGCACGCCGCGTCACGTTTTGGAAATGACTTCCAACCGCCCGACGCAGACGCCCGCCGAAGACCTCATCGACGTTTCCGCTCCGATCCAGGACACCGCCATCGGCCACGGCAGCGTGCTCATCGCGGCGATCACGAGTTGCACCAATACCAGCAACCCCAGCGTGATGCTCGGCGCGGGTTTGCTCGCGAAAAAAGCCGTCGAGCGCGGACTTACGGTCGATCCTTCGGTGAAAAGCTCGCTCGCCCCCGGCTCCCGAGTCGTCACGGATTATCTCAACAAATCCGGGCTCCAGCCGTATCTCGACCAGCTCGGTTTCCAAGTCGTCGGCTACGGCTGCACCACCTGCATCGGCAACTCCGGCCCGCTCAATGCGGCCATCGAGGAAACGATCACCAAGAACGACCTCGTCGCCGCCAGCGTCCTCTCCGGCAACCGCAATTTTGAGGCGCGTGTCCATCAAAACATCAAGGCCAACTTCCTCATGTCGCCGCCGCTCGTGGTCGCGTTTGCCATTGCCGGACGCGTCGATATTGACCTCACCACCGAGCCGCTCGGCACCGATACGCATGGAACTCCGGTCTTCCTGAAAGACATCTGGCCATCGTTGAAAGAAATTCGCGAAACCATGCAGGGCGCGCTCAAGCCCGAGGTTTTCCAACGGCTTTACACTGGTTTCTCCGAGCAAAATCCAAAATGGAACGAGATCCCGTCGTCCGTTGGCGAGATCTATCAATGGGACGCCGAGAGCACCTACATCCAGGAGCCGCCGTTCTTCACCGACTTCCAACTCGAGCCAGGCACGATTCAGGAAATTCAGGGTGCGCGCCCGCTCGGCATCTTCGGCGATTCCGTGACGACCGACCACATTTCGCCCGCCGGTGCGTTCAAGGCCGCGAGTCCGGCAGGAAAATTTCTCGTCCAGAGCGGAGTGGACCCAGTGGACTTCAATAGCTATGGAAGTCGCCGCGGCAATGATCGCGTGATGGTCCGCGGGACGTTTGCGAATGTGCGGATCAAGAACCTGATGGTGCCGGGCATCGAGGGCGGCGTGACGAAACATTTTCCCGACGGCGAGCAGCTCTCCATCTACGACGCCAGCGTGCAATACAAAGCCGAGGGCACGCCGCTCATCGTCATCGCGGGTCAGGAATACGGCACCGGCTCCAGCCGCGACTGGGCCGCGAAAGGCACCGCCTTGCTGGGCGTCAAAGTCGTCGTCACGCAAAGCTACGAGCGCATTCACCGCTCGAACTTGGTCGGAATGGGCGTGCTCCCGCTGCAATTTATCGAAGGGACGAACGCGCAAACCCTCGGCCTCACCGGCGGCGAAATCTACGACGTCATCGGGTTGAACGACCAGATCGTGCCGTTGCAAATGCTCTCGCTTGGCATTACTTACGCCGATGGACGCAAGGTGGAAGTGCCCGTCAAACTGCGCATCGACACGCCGATCGAGGTAGATTATTACCGCCACGGCGGCATCCTGCCCTTTGTCCTGCGCCAGCTCGTCAACGCCTCAAACGCGTCCCAGTAA
- a CDS encoding sugar phosphate nucleotidyltransferase: MKVVLFCGGMGMRMREASEALPKPLVTIGDRPILLHLMKYYAHHGHKDFILCLGYKGEAIKDFFLNYNEKLANDFTLANGRSEVTLLNNEMKDWTISFVNTGLNSNIGMRLKSVEKYLNGDEEFLANYADGLADVPLPQVIGDFHKHDKIASFVSIRPKQTFHVVESQEDGTVRCIEEMGNSGIWINGGFFVFKREIFNYIKEGDELVNEPFQRLISENQLHTYQHNGFWACMDTFKEKQQFEDLYARGHMPWAVWQE, translated from the coding sequence ATGAAAGTCGTCTTATTTTGCGGTGGAATGGGAATGCGAATGCGCGAAGCTTCAGAAGCTTTGCCCAAGCCGTTGGTGACTATCGGCGACCGCCCGATACTTCTCCACCTCATGAAATATTATGCGCACCACGGGCATAAGGATTTTATTCTCTGCCTTGGTTACAAGGGAGAAGCGATCAAGGATTTCTTCCTCAACTATAACGAGAAGCTGGCCAACGATTTTACTCTCGCGAATGGCCGCTCCGAAGTCACGCTGCTCAACAACGAAATGAAAGACTGGACGATCAGCTTCGTGAATACCGGGCTGAATTCCAACATCGGAATGCGACTCAAATCGGTAGAGAAATATCTCAATGGCGACGAAGAATTTCTAGCCAACTACGCCGATGGTCTGGCCGACGTGCCGTTGCCGCAAGTGATCGGCGATTTCCATAAGCACGACAAGATCGCCAGCTTTGTTAGCATTCGCCCCAAGCAAACTTTCCACGTCGTGGAGAGCCAAGAGGATGGCACGGTGCGTTGTATCGAGGAAATGGGCAACTCCGGCATCTGGATCAATGGCGGATTCTTTGTTTTCAAGCGCGAGATTTTTAACTACATCAAGGAAGGCGACGAACTAGTCAACGAACCATTCCAGAGATTGATTTCGGAGAACCAGTTGCATACTTATCAGCACAATGGGTTCTGGGCGTGCATGGATACTTTTAAGGAGAAGCAGCAGTTTGAGGATCTCTATGCGCGAGGTCACATGCCCTGGGCCGTCTGGCAGGAATAA
- a CDS encoding tetratricopeptide repeat protein has protein sequence MRLSRLFPSQQHLFAAVLTVSLLTFGTTVRAEDSIKASNGIVRTGQITGVRNGSAMIKSGPAEIGIPLSQVTAVTMAQPTAVDRGLNLQEAGKPADALAVLKPVVDQFGGLPLDWAQRATASIGDLYLSLDKTAEASAAYAKFKQLYPGVGLSLQADVGMARVAAANNKFDDAKTALTPIIANALTKPDLTKAESAAFGQAYFTLGNIAEKENKPAEALEDYLRTVTIFYADRATTARAQERADALRKNGGIAVP, from the coding sequence ATGAGACTTAGTCGCCTGTTTCCCTCCCAGCAACATCTTTTTGCCGCCGTATTGACCGTGAGTCTGCTCACCTTCGGAACGACGGTTCGCGCGGAAGATTCCATCAAGGCCAGCAACGGCATTGTGCGCACCGGCCAGATCACGGGCGTCCGCAATGGCAGCGCGATGATCAAATCCGGTCCTGCGGAAATCGGAATCCCGCTCTCGCAGGTGACCGCCGTCACGATGGCGCAGCCGACGGCGGTGGATCGCGGGTTGAATCTCCAGGAAGCTGGCAAACCGGCGGATGCGCTGGCCGTTTTGAAACCGGTCGTGGACCAATTTGGCGGACTTCCATTGGACTGGGCGCAAAGGGCCACCGCTTCGATCGGCGATCTTTATCTTTCCCTCGACAAGACGGCCGAGGCTTCCGCCGCCTACGCGAAATTCAAGCAACTCTACCCCGGTGTCGGACTTTCCCTGCAAGCCGATGTCGGCATGGCGCGCGTGGCTGCGGCCAACAATAAATTCGATGATGCCAAGACGGCCCTGACTCCGATCATCGCCAATGCGCTAACCAAACCAGATCTCACCAAGGCTGAGTCCGCCGCCTTTGGCCAGGCTTATTTCACCCTCGGAAACATCGCTGAAAAAGAGAATAAACCCGCCGAGGCTCTCGAAGATTACCTCCGCACCGTCACCATCTTTTACGCCGATCGCGCCACCACGGCCCGTGCGCAGGAACGGGCCGATGCGTTGCGTAAAAACGGCGGCATTGCAGTCCCCTAA